Proteins encoded by one window of Candidatus Ozemobacteraceae bacterium:
- a CDS encoding polysaccharide deacetylase family protein, translated as MNKMTEYALRVVTMCSALMLVGVTCAEAVPATDAGVTSRVEFAMAAVSPVSAPTESGLPSDGASVFYNRKFIASTMGRSRQYLLTFDDGPNPNTTPYILDTLKKHGMKAIFFVVGTNVRKYPEILRRIHDEGHVIGNHTAHHANLSHAAAAKALDEIRQLNTLVEKITGTRPRVFRPPYGALNQNVLQAVRQEGMDVMLWSVDPYDWRNRSMVRTCENVKRQLHLGNGTRGGIVLMHDTLPSTVAALEPLLVAFTENGLIPAVYGAPASGREYWAAKAPVTLPWIPEMPPLDLARLDRPILAALLKPRKDDFSWTAVSLLKARRTGTLFESMLCRAFP; from the coding sequence ATGAACAAGATGACCGAATACGCACTGCGCGTTGTAACGATGTGTTCCGCTCTCATGCTCGTTGGGGTGACCTGTGCCGAAGCCGTTCCCGCGACGGATGCGGGAGTCACCTCCCGGGTCGAGTTTGCGATGGCCGCGGTGTCTCCGGTGAGCGCGCCCACCGAGTCTGGCCTTCCGTCCGATGGCGCCAGCGTATTCTACAATCGGAAATTCATCGCCTCGACGATGGGGCGCAGCAGGCAGTATCTGCTGACATTCGATGACGGGCCGAACCCGAACACGACGCCCTATATCCTCGATACGCTGAAAAAGCACGGCATGAAGGCGATATTCTTCGTCGTCGGCACGAACGTCCGAAAATACCCCGAGATCCTCCGGCGCATCCATGACGAAGGACACGTGATCGGAAATCATACCGCGCACCATGCGAATCTTTCACATGCGGCCGCGGCAAAGGCCCTCGACGAGATTCGGCAACTCAACACCCTCGTGGAAAAAATCACGGGAACGAGACCCCGCGTGTTCAGGCCGCCCTACGGGGCGCTGAACCAGAACGTTCTGCAGGCCGTCAGGCAGGAAGGCATGGACGTGATGCTCTGGTCCGTAGACCCCTACGACTGGCGAAACCGGAGCATGGTGCGAACCTGCGAGAACGTGAAACGCCAACTTCACCTCGGAAACGGCACGCGCGGCGGCATCGTGCTGATGCACGACACGCTGCCGAGCACCGTGGCGGCCCTCGAGCCGCTGCTGGTCGCGTTCACCGAGAACGGCCTGATCCCCGCCGTCTACGGCGCCCCGGCCTCGGGACGCGAATACTGGGCGGCAAAAGCTCCCGTCACCCTTCCCTGGATCCCCGAGATGCCCCCGCTCGATCTTGCCCGGCTCGATCGACCTATTCTGGCGGCGCTGCTCAAGCCCAGGAAAGACGACTTTTCCTGGACGGCGGTTTCCCTGCTGAAGGCCCGAAGGACCGGAACCCTGTTCGAGTCGATGCTCTGCCGGGCGTTTCCCTGA
- a CDS encoding sigma-54 dependent transcriptional regulator — protein MAFQSNSILIVDDEKSILFSLKAALTKEGYTVRTSESPQDALKLVEPGAFQVIISDFNMPGMTGVDLLKRIRQVDPEVVFILMTAYGSEKLAIEAMKEGAYDYFSKPFDIDEMRVVVAKACERFTLAWQKKNLEERFLTETESDRIIGVSEQTKQVKERIEQVAKSDITVLIQGESGTGKELVAEAIQRQSLRASGPFVKLNCAALPENLIESELFGYEKGAFTGAAGRKRGKFEVASGGTIFLDEIGDMSLNTQAKVLRVIQEREIERLGGNDRIKVDVRLIAATHKDLKAMIAQGQFREDLFYRISVVNIALSPLRERPEDIALMVEHFVGIAAQKLGRTLKGVAPRAMTALKNFKWPGNVRQLANIIEGAAVFAKGDQIELENLPEEVRLGFEPESATSGLDWIATEIEKGRTLDEIVADIEKEMISRILRATEGNQSQAAQRLGIKRGTLQYKMKNYGLS, from the coding sequence ATGGCTTTTCAGTCGAACAGCATCCTGATCGTGGATGACGAAAAATCGATTCTTTTCAGCCTCAAGGCGGCCCTGACCAAAGAGGGCTACACAGTGCGCACGTCCGAAAGCCCGCAGGATGCGTTGAAGCTGGTCGAGCCAGGCGCCTTCCAGGTGATCATTTCCGACTTCAACATGCCGGGAATGACCGGCGTCGACCTCCTCAAGCGGATCAGACAAGTCGACCCGGAGGTCGTCTTCATCCTCATGACGGCGTACGGCAGCGAGAAGCTCGCCATCGAGGCGATGAAGGAAGGCGCGTACGATTATTTTTCCAAGCCGTTCGACATCGACGAGATGCGTGTCGTCGTCGCCAAGGCCTGCGAGCGGTTCACCCTCGCCTGGCAGAAAAAGAACCTCGAGGAGCGCTTTCTCACCGAGACCGAATCCGACCGCATCATCGGCGTTTCCGAGCAAACGAAGCAGGTCAAAGAGCGTATCGAGCAGGTCGCGAAAAGCGACATCACCGTGCTCATCCAGGGCGAGTCGGGCACCGGCAAGGAACTCGTCGCCGAGGCGATCCAGCGCCAGAGCCTCCGCGCCAGCGGTCCCTTCGTGAAGCTCAACTGCGCCGCCCTCCCGGAAAACCTGATCGAGAGCGAGCTGTTCGGCTACGAGAAGGGCGCTTTCACCGGCGCCGCGGGCCGCAAACGCGGCAAGTTCGAGGTGGCGAGCGGCGGCACGATCTTCCTCGACGAGATCGGCGACATGTCGCTCAACACGCAGGCGAAGGTGCTGCGCGTCATCCAGGAGCGCGAGATCGAACGGCTCGGCGGCAACGACCGCATCAAGGTCGACGTGCGACTGATCGCGGCCACCCACAAGGATCTCAAGGCCATGATCGCCCAGGGCCAGTTCCGAGAAGACCTCTTCTATCGCATCAGCGTCGTCAACATCGCCCTCAGCCCTCTGCGGGAGCGACCTGAAGACATCGCCCTGATGGTCGAGCATTTCGTCGGCATCGCCGCCCAGAAACTGGGACGCACCCTCAAGGGCGTCGCCCCGCGCGCCATGACCGCCCTGAAGAATTTCAAGTGGCCCGGAAACGTGCGCCAGCTCGCGAACATCATCGAGGGCGCCGCCGTCTTCGCCAAGGGCGACCAGATCGAGCTCGAGAACCTTCCCGAGGAAGTGAGGCTCGGGTTCGAACCCGAATCGGCCACGTCGGGTCTCGATTGGATAGCTACAGAAATAGAAAAGGGCCGCACGCTCGACGAGATCGTCGCCGACATCGAGAAGGAAATGATCTCCCGAATCCTTCGCGCCACCGAGGGGAACCAGTCGCAGGCGGCTCAGCGTCTCGGCATCAAGCGCGGCACGCTCCAATACAAGATGAAGAATTACGGCCTCTCATAA
- a CDS encoding radical SAM protein → MTKGPVTLHLDITNACNTDCVTCWDHSPLLTAPRAPAWKSRQADVDFLLATVAEAASLGRLSTVIVSGMGEPLTHPRVLELLAGLKTMGLGVTLISNLLADAADRLPAGGVDTILIGIHSADEAGYRAFHPSAAADAWSRLTRRLAARRAAGRRDRHVQVICALNADKLGDMIDLAAAYDAERVNFKLASLGRGTEAVRITDGQRKRLLAEWIPEASARAERRGVRHNLSTLRAQVLAGGAATAPIAEVGCHMGDRYARIAVDGTVYFCCNTETAIGRLGDGTGFSDLWHGSDWNAMRGRLARGEYFPGCARCGKFEQNAKLAAKLRRAENVA, encoded by the coding sequence GTGACGAAAGGCCCCGTCACCCTGCATCTCGACATCACGAACGCCTGCAACACCGACTGCGTGACCTGCTGGGACCATTCGCCGCTCCTGACGGCCCCCCGCGCGCCGGCCTGGAAGAGCCGGCAGGCCGATGTCGATTTCCTGCTGGCGACGGTCGCGGAAGCCGCCTCCCTGGGACGACTCTCGACCGTCATCGTTTCGGGGATGGGCGAGCCTCTCACCCATCCCCGCGTGCTCGAACTTCTCGCCGGCCTGAAGACCATGGGACTCGGCGTGACGCTGATCTCCAATCTTCTCGCCGACGCCGCAGACCGCCTTCCGGCCGGCGGGGTTGATACAATTCTTATCGGTATACATTCCGCCGACGAGGCCGGGTATCGGGCGTTCCACCCATCGGCGGCCGCGGATGCCTGGTCACGGCTCACGAGGCGGCTCGCCGCCCGGCGCGCAGCCGGCCGCCGCGACCGGCACGTCCAGGTCATCTGCGCCCTGAACGCCGACAAACTCGGCGACATGATCGATCTCGCCGCCGCATACGACGCGGAACGCGTGAACTTCAAGCTCGCGAGCCTCGGCCGCGGAACCGAAGCCGTGCGCATCACCGACGGACAGCGGAAGCGCCTTCTGGCCGAGTGGATTCCCGAAGCCTCCGCTCGCGCTGAACGGCGCGGCGTCAGGCACAACCTTTCCACGCTTCGGGCACAAGTGCTCGCGGGGGGAGCGGCAACGGCCCCCATTGCCGAGGTCGGGTGCCACATGGGCGACCGGTATGCGCGGATCGCCGTCGACGGCACCGTCTACTTCTGCTGCAACACCGAGACCGCGATCGGCAGGCTCGGCGACGGAACGGGATTTTCCGACCTCTGGCACGGTTCCGACTGGAACGCGATGCGCGGGAGGCTCGCGCGGGGAGAGTATTTCCCGGGATGCGCCCGGTGCGGGAAGTTCGAGCAGAACGCCAAGCTGGCCGCGAAGCTCCGCCGGGCGGAGAACGTCGCATGA
- a CDS encoding radical SAM protein, with product MRQPTIEWQVLGACNYNCSYCIQNPKHRVGVPDAAAIDAILRFYANLPVRFEIKMSGGEPFTHPLFLDRIIPGLVSETPHMISVLTNLSAGKTDLERFAERTAGRIGIVSASMHLERVTPEAFIDRALHLRSLLAPEARLVVNSVLVPGRLETIARAAGMVKAAGLRFFPQLMKTKHGIAAYPDDETSLLAELLGHAPTPHEANLAPSYRGHRCHAGIEYFVVTQTGDVWSCRTARRNETGHLGNAVAGDFRPLSEPRVCTWDICPCTVPANRGMIEGLSSARTDA from the coding sequence ATGAGACAGCCGACGATCGAATGGCAGGTGCTCGGGGCGTGCAATTATAATTGCAGCTATTGCATACAGAATCCGAAACATCGCGTCGGCGTGCCGGATGCGGCCGCGATCGATGCGATCCTCCGGTTCTACGCGAACCTGCCGGTGCGGTTCGAGATCAAGATGAGCGGCGGCGAGCCGTTCACTCATCCGCTGTTTCTCGACCGGATCATCCCGGGGCTGGTTTCGGAAACACCGCACATGATCTCGGTCCTCACGAACCTGTCGGCCGGGAAAACCGACCTGGAACGCTTCGCCGAACGGACCGCCGGCCGGATCGGGATCGTCTCGGCGTCGATGCATCTCGAGCGCGTGACGCCCGAAGCCTTCATCGACCGGGCTCTCCATCTCCGGAGCCTGCTCGCGCCCGAGGCCCGGCTCGTCGTGAACTCGGTGCTGGTCCCCGGCCGGCTCGAAACGATCGCCCGGGCCGCCGGCATGGTGAAAGCCGCGGGACTGCGGTTCTTCCCGCAGCTCATGAAGACGAAACACGGGATCGCAGCCTACCCGGACGACGAAACGTCCCTGCTGGCGGAGCTTCTCGGGCACGCACCCACGCCGCACGAGGCGAATCTCGCGCCGAGTTACCGCGGCCACCGTTGTCATGCGGGCATCGAGTATTTCGTCGTCACGCAGACCGGCGACGTCTGGAGCTGCAGAACCGCGCGACGCAACGAGACGGGGCATCTCGGCAACGCCGTCGCAGGCGATTTCCGACCGTTGTCCGAACCCCGCGTCTGCACGTGGGACATCTGTCCCTGCACCGTTCCGGCCAACCGCGGCATGATCGAAGGGCTCTCCTCCGCGAGGACGGACGCATGA
- a CDS encoding glycosyltransferase, with protein sequence MGQTLRIVNYAVNGAGVGHLTRLTAISRWLRRYAHALDIKLEIWFLTSSEADALLFHERFASFKLPSKTSVAESGIDKTAYLALAKQWVWHSLGLLRPDLFVVDSFPRGSFGELLPALDLCRKRAFIFRPMKSAFAERAEFQAMLPLYDRILVPESDAAVPVPDQIRARVAHVGPVIARERAELLPRDAARRHLGAPPDRLAVYLSAGGGGDPTAAAQLESTIAALAPDSSLHLVVGAGPLYRGRQIPGERITWLSGLGASELMAGLDIAVCAAGYNTFAELMQAGVPAVFLPQEKIADEQDARAAKAVAAEAAAFLPPGPLPETLPAQVDAWRDPVARRKASAAAHALMPGNGARLAAAELLRLLLPAAQVETAEAMVGDGILRAAAELNLPETLFVDMAQALNHDHGHDRVAPDADPAVAGAGAIEIAADAAGRGLPVEAVLRAVVFLAKRLPGASPHGRIDAARRLVEAAAPFGDWAGLIALLKMFGNERADAVGFTAELCAFLGHLLRRKEDLYRGIARLTACQPSDGAPVSNVDLVRAAMRSMT encoded by the coding sequence ATGGGCCAGACGCTTCGAATCGTCAACTACGCCGTCAACGGAGCGGGCGTGGGGCATCTCACCCGCCTGACCGCGATTTCCCGCTGGCTCCGGCGATACGCCCACGCGCTCGATATAAAGTTGGAGATATGGTTTCTCACATCCTCCGAAGCCGACGCACTGCTTTTTCACGAGCGGTTCGCCTCGTTCAAACTGCCGTCCAAGACGTCCGTGGCCGAGAGCGGGATCGACAAGACCGCCTACCTCGCCCTCGCCAAGCAGTGGGTCTGGCATTCGCTCGGGCTTCTGCGACCGGACCTGTTCGTCGTGGATTCCTTCCCGAGAGGCAGTTTCGGCGAGCTGCTGCCGGCGCTCGACCTCTGTCGGAAACGGGCGTTCATCTTCCGCCCGATGAAATCCGCGTTCGCCGAGCGGGCCGAGTTCCAGGCGATGCTTCCGCTGTACGACCGGATTCTCGTCCCGGAATCCGACGCCGCCGTTCCCGTGCCTGACCAGATCCGCGCGCGCGTGGCGCATGTCGGCCCCGTCATCGCACGGGAGCGGGCCGAACTGCTTCCGCGCGACGCGGCCCGCAGACATCTCGGCGCGCCCCCCGACCGCCTCGCCGTCTACCTGTCGGCCGGCGGCGGAGGCGACCCGACGGCCGCCGCCCAACTCGAATCGACGATCGCCGCACTCGCACCTGATTCTTCCCTGCATCTTGTCGTCGGGGCCGGGCCGCTCTACCGCGGCCGCCAGATTCCGGGAGAGCGCATCACCTGGCTGTCGGGACTCGGCGCCTCGGAGCTGATGGCCGGCCTCGACATCGCGGTCTGCGCGGCCGGCTACAACACGTTCGCGGAGTTGATGCAGGCGGGCGTTCCGGCGGTATTCCTTCCTCAGGAGAAGATCGCCGACGAGCAGGATGCCCGCGCCGCGAAGGCCGTGGCTGCCGAAGCGGCCGCGTTTCTTCCGCCCGGCCCCCTGCCGGAAACTCTGCCCGCCCAGGTTGACGCCTGGCGGGATCCCGTCGCCAGGCGGAAGGCGTCGGCCGCGGCGCATGCCCTCATGCCCGGCAACGGCGCCCGGCTCGCGGCGGCGGAGCTCCTCCGGCTCCTTCTGCCGGCCGCGCAGGTCGAAACCGCCGAAGCGATGGTCGGAGACGGGATTCTGCGCGCCGCGGCGGAACTGAACCTTCCCGAGACGCTGTTCGTCGATATGGCCCAGGCCCTCAACCATGACCACGGCCACGACAGGGTCGCACCGGATGCCGACCCGGCCGTGGCCGGCGCCGGCGCGATCGAGATCGCCGCCGACGCCGCCGGACGGGGTCTGCCGGTTGAAGCCGTGCTCCGGGCGGTCGTTTTTCTTGCGAAACGGCTTCCCGGGGCATCGCCGCACGGCCGGATCGATGCCGCGCGGCGCCTCGTCGAGGCGGCCGCGCCCTTCGGCGACTGGGCGGGTCTCATCGCCCTGCTGAAGATGTTCGGCAACGAGCGTGCCGACGCCGTCGGTTTCACGGCCGAGTTGTGCGCTTTTCTCGGGCATCTTCTCCGGCGGAAGGAAGACCTGTATCGCGGTATCGCCCGGCTGACGGCGTGCCAGCCCTCCGACGGCGCGCCCGTTTCGAACGTCGATCTGGTGCGCGCGGCGATGAGGAGCATGACGTGA
- a CDS encoding radical SAM protein — protein MNATPRPSEGVVSWNMTTRCNLRCSYCTQRHKSDRGRPPRPAKAFIPAFSRLPGRWEIKLSGGEPFMHPELDVLVSAIAGLGHRVSIVTNFTASRERLAAFAAAAGGRIGVFACSLHLEHVNDPAKLDEFIDRACWFAQVLVRGADPGLPRPNLCVTSVATRAALPRLPDLAGRFGNRGVAFKVQPEKQDRDVIGYTDAERAAILALGGHNMTGDIRHSFKDRPCWAGSRAFILDDLGGAWRCYPARRYRLESLGDFTGERFTLNDGPRPCLYDYCNCTVPIARGMMPTDHSSSSETER, from the coding sequence ATGAACGCAACGCCGAGGCCGTCGGAGGGCGTCGTCAGCTGGAACATGACGACGCGCTGCAACCTGCGCTGTTCCTACTGCACCCAGCGCCACAAAAGCGACCGGGGCCGCCCTCCCCGTCCGGCGAAGGCGTTCATCCCGGCGTTCTCCCGCCTGCCGGGCCGCTGGGAGATCAAGCTCTCGGGCGGAGAGCCTTTCATGCACCCCGAGCTCGACGTCCTCGTTTCGGCCATCGCCGGCCTCGGACACCGCGTCTCGATCGTGACGAATTTCACGGCTTCCCGCGAGCGACTCGCCGCCTTCGCCGCGGCGGCGGGTGGCCGCATCGGCGTATTCGCCTGTTCTCTGCATCTCGAGCATGTGAACGACCCCGCGAAACTCGACGAGTTCATCGACCGCGCCTGCTGGTTCGCGCAGGTCCTCGTGCGCGGTGCGGACCCCGGGCTGCCCCGACCGAACCTGTGCGTGACCTCGGTTGCCACGCGCGCCGCCCTGCCCCGCCTTCCCGACCTTGCTGGGCGGTTCGGAAACCGGGGAGTCGCGTTCAAGGTCCAGCCCGAGAAGCAGGACCGCGACGTCATCGGGTATACCGATGCCGAACGCGCCGCCATTCTCGCTCTCGGCGGCCATAATATGACGGGAGATATACGACACTCGTTCAAGGACCGCCCCTGCTGGGCCGGCTCGCGGGCCTTCATTCTCGACGACCTGGGCGGTGCCTGGCGCTGCTACCCGGCACGCAGATACAGGCTGGAGTCGCTCGGCGACTTCACCGGCGAGCGGTTCACCCTGAACGACGGGCCGCGACCCTGCCTGTACGACTACTGCAACTGCACCGTTCCCATCGCCCGCGGCATGATGCCGACGGACCATTCCTCATCATCGGAGACGGAAAGATGA
- a CDS encoding ATP-binding protein, which translates to MYISLRVKILSVLFAAIAALGFVFNESATRLIVEKTEEIFQERVETLLQSIRSSWESERNQVLRMATLYSESDKLVNYSVYGLTNLLQKEMNRLIANSGYYELRLHLKSGLILSSRSEPGHGPEIAAPNPRMTLSRIELATVGDRLILSAIVPVFKTEEFIGFLSLTRELDDNRARRMARNLLADVTIAVQDTVMATSLSSRSRQDIMQAIGQSAAPTHIFTLRMGGVLHSVGQVELAETVDRQPFRIYCTISQEGMLALVSQARSQTLKITLLALAVVMLVSVFLTNRVLLARIRQVRDGARRLSQGDLSYRLSERGRDELGDLALSFNEMGAALLKGREDIQQTIDRLETLKTYIQNILASLSTSVITFNRQGCVETANGAAFRELAGVLTPEPGLPFRKLFRVIHRDSRRAFLKATRKLLDNGEEGVPFDVQFDLGAGGGVKVMESRFTFLRDADQKPYGMVMTLDDITQRRIIEQQLYHADKLSSIGQLAASVAHEIKNPLASIKTLGQLLQEETPSGDGRREYIDVIVSEVNRLNGVVEKLLTYARPEKSQIRRIAFAEIITPVLALVDHEASRHRVELKAEYPSDLEILVDSEKIKQVLLNLVFNGIQAMPDGGTVTISASHVANSPWSVIRVADTGIGMPADIAARVFEPFFTTKQRGTGLGLAIVKKIIDLHGGRIEVESRQAAGGAAAGTTFTIYLPQERKEA; encoded by the coding sequence ATGTATATCTCTTTGCGAGTCAAGATCCTGTCGGTGCTGTTCGCCGCCATCGCCGCGCTCGGCTTCGTTTTCAACGAAAGCGCGACTAGGCTCATCGTTGAGAAAACCGAGGAGATCTTCCAGGAACGCGTCGAGACGCTGCTGCAATCGATCCGCTCCTCCTGGGAATCCGAGCGCAACCAGGTTCTGCGCATGGCGACGCTGTATTCCGAATCCGACAAACTCGTGAACTACTCGGTGTATGGGCTCACGAACCTGCTCCAGAAGGAGATGAACCGGCTTATCGCCAACTCCGGCTATTACGAACTCCGGCTTCATCTGAAATCCGGCCTCATCCTTTCGTCCCGATCCGAACCCGGCCACGGGCCGGAAATCGCGGCACCCAATCCTCGCATGACCCTGTCGCGTATCGAACTGGCCACCGTCGGCGACAGACTTATATTATCTGCTATAGTACCCGTTTTCAAAACCGAGGAATTCATTGGCTTCCTGTCTCTCACCCGGGAACTCGACGACAACCGCGCCCGCCGGATGGCCCGTAACCTCCTTGCCGACGTCACGATCGCCGTCCAGGACACGGTCATGGCGACCTCGCTCTCCTCCAGATCCCGTCAGGACATCATGCAGGCGATCGGCCAGTCCGCCGCACCGACGCATATTTTCACGCTCCGCATGGGCGGAGTCCTGCATTCGGTCGGCCAGGTCGAGTTGGCCGAAACCGTCGACAGGCAGCCGTTCCGCATCTACTGCACCATCTCCCAGGAAGGCATGCTCGCCCTGGTCTCCCAGGCCCGCAGCCAGACGCTGAAAATCACCCTCCTCGCACTCGCCGTTGTCATGCTCGTTTCGGTGTTTCTCACGAACAGGGTGCTCCTCGCCCGCATCCGGCAGGTGCGCGACGGCGCCCGACGGCTTTCCCAAGGCGATCTTTCCTATCGTCTCTCCGAACGAGGCCGCGACGAACTGGGCGATCTCGCCCTCTCGTTCAACGAGATGGGAGCCGCCCTGTTGAAGGGCCGCGAGGACATCCAGCAGACGATCGATCGTCTCGAGACGCTGAAAACCTACATCCAGAACATCCTGGCGAGCCTCAGCACCTCCGTTATCACCTTCAACCGCCAGGGCTGCGTCGAAACTGCGAACGGGGCCGCGTTCAGAGAGCTCGCCGGCGTCCTCACCCCCGAGCCCGGGCTTCCCTTCCGGAAACTCTTTCGAGTCATCCACCGGGATTCGAGACGCGCCTTTCTCAAGGCAACCCGGAAGCTTCTCGACAACGGCGAGGAAGGCGTTCCCTTCGACGTCCAATTCGATCTCGGCGCCGGCGGCGGCGTGAAAGTGATGGAATCCAGGTTCACCTTCCTGCGCGATGCCGATCAGAAGCCGTACGGCATGGTCATGACCCTCGACGACATCACGCAGCGGCGGATCATCGAACAGCAGCTGTACCACGCGGACAAGCTGAGTTCGATCGGCCAGCTGGCCGCGAGCGTCGCCCACGAGATCAAGAACCCGCTCGCCTCGATCAAGACCCTCGGCCAGCTTCTCCAGGAGGAAACGCCCTCCGGCGACGGCCGCCGCGAATACATCGACGTGATCGTCTCGGAGGTGAACCGCCTCAACGGCGTGGTCGAGAAGCTGCTCACCTATGCCCGCCCCGAAAAGTCGCAGATCCGCCGCATCGCATTCGCCGAGATCATCACCCCCGTCCTCGCCCTCGTCGACCACGAAGCCAGCCGCCACCGCGTCGAGCTGAAGGCCGAGTATCCCTCCGATCTCGAGATCCTCGTTGACTCGGAAAAGATCAAACAGGTATTGTTAAACTTGGTTTTCAACGGAATTCAAGCCATGCCGGACGGGGGAACCGTGACGATCTCGGCGAGTCATGTCGCGAACAGTCCTTGGTCCGTCATCCGGGTCGCCGACACCGGAATCGGCATGCCAGCCGACATTGCGGCGCGCGTCTTCGAGCCGTTCTTCACGACGAAGCAGCGCGGAACCGGCCTCGGTCTGGCGATCGTCAAGAAGATCATCGATCTCCACGGCGGCAGAATCGAAGTCGAGAGCCGCCAGGCAGCCGGCGGAGCCGCAGCGGGGACCACCTTTACCATCTATCTCCCGCAGGAAAGGAAGGAAGCGTAA
- a CDS encoding ankyrin repeat domain-containing protein encodes MTTFRRAVPAAVLAVLFFCGFPALAGDIHEAAKIADIDRIREILARNPGEANSLTPYGTTPDGYAMTPLHWAARMGHLDVATLLLAHGAEISRRTSRGMTPLHMAALRGLASMTEFLLDHGASATATDSYGATPLHLASICGSVPTIRVFLSRGVPADVRGSGGATPLIEAVRQGRTGAAFLLASAGADLSRADDAGETALHAAVRRRHAVLVRHLLAAGASTAAANGQGRTPLHLAAHLLWPEGVKILLESGASADPLDRDGSTPLLLAGRQAFWELSTTRARAKDLTQLFDDVLSLFLAHGANAEFRAGDGTTVRTLASFIVGTPRLERLRRGAGTR; translated from the coding sequence ATGACGACGTTTCGCCGGGCGGTACCGGCTGCGGTGCTGGCCGTCCTGTTTTTTTGCGGGTTCCCGGCGCTGGCCGGCGACATCCACGAGGCGGCGAAAATCGCCGACATCGATCGCATCAGGGAAATTCTCGCGCGGAATCCGGGCGAGGCGAACTCCCTGACGCCCTACGGCACGACCCCCGACGGGTATGCAATGACGCCGCTTCACTGGGCGGCCCGGATGGGCCATCTCGACGTTGCAACGCTTCTTCTCGCGCACGGCGCTGAAATCTCCCGTCGCACCTCGCGGGGCATGACGCCGCTGCACATGGCCGCCCTGCGGGGCCTCGCCTCGATGACCGAATTTCTGCTGGATCATGGCGCTTCGGCGACGGCAACCGACTCATACGGCGCCACCCCTCTCCACCTGGCGAGCATCTGCGGCTCCGTGCCGACGATCCGCGTTTTTCTCTCCCGCGGGGTTCCCGCCGACGTTCGGGGAAGCGGCGGCGCGACGCCGCTGATTGAAGCGGTCAGACAGGGAAGAACCGGCGCCGCCTTTCTGCTCGCCTCGGCCGGCGCGGATCTTTCGCGAGCCGACGATGCCGGGGAAACGGCCTTGCACGCGGCCGTCCGCCGCCGCCACGCCGTTCTCGTCCGCCACCTGCTCGCCGCCGGCGCTTCAACCGCGGCCGCGAACGGCCAGGGGCGGACCCCGTTGCACCTCGCGGCGCATCTTCTCTGGCCCGAAGGCGTGAAGATCCTGCTCGAGAGCGGCGCCTCCGCCGACCCGCTCGATCGGGACGGCAGTACGCCGTTGCTGCTGGCCGGACGACAGGCCTTCTGGGAGTTGTCGACGACCCGCGCCCGCGCGAAAGACCTGACGCAGTTGTTCGACGACGTTCTCTCGCTGTTCCTCGCGCACGGCGCAAACGCGGAGTTCAGGGCTGGCGACGGCACGACGGTCAGGACACTCGCATCCTTCATCGTCGGCACTCCCAGGCTCGAGCGCCTGCGGCGCGGCGCGGGGACCCGGTAA